Proteins encoded together in one Solanum lycopersicum chromosome 7, SLM_r2.1 window:
- the LOC138337339 gene encoding uncharacterized protein, whose amino-acid sequence MKGVMRLDRKGKLSPRYIGPYQIVRWIGKVAYELDLPSDLEVVHPVFHVSMLRKCIGDPSRVFPIDDVQVIEEFSYEEKPIAMLDRQVRRLRTKDVASVKVLWQNNNREEMTREVEDEMKNKYPYLFPVPAG is encoded by the exons atgaagggtgtgatgagactCGACAGGAAGGgaaagctcagtccgagatacattgggccttatcagattgttcgttggataggcaaggttgcctatgagttggatctaccatctgatttggaggtgGTACATCctgtcttccatgtatcgatgctacgtaaatgtattggtgatccttctagagtattccctatAGATGATGTTCAGGTAATAGAGGAGTtttcatatgaggagaaacccatAGCTATGCTTGATCgccaggttagaaggttacgtactaaggatgtggcttccgtcaaagtgttgtggcaaaataataatagggaggagatgactagGGAAGtggaagacgaaatgaagaataagtatccttacttattccccgtacctgcag gttga